CCAAGGGATGGCCCAGAGCGATGGCGCCGCCATTGCGGTTGACCGCTGCAGCATCCTCGGCGAGGCCGAGTTCGCGCAGCACGGCAATGCCCTGGCTGGCAAAGGCTTCGTTGAGCTCGATGACGTCGAACTGCTCCGGCGTCAGGCCGAGCCGGGCACAGAGCTTCTGCGTGGCCGGGGCCGGGCCCATGCCCATGATGCGCGGCGGCACGCCCGCCGTAGCGCCGCCCAGAATGCGGGCGATCGGGGTGAGGCCATATTTGCGGGCTGCCGCTTCGCTGGCGATGATCAAGGCCGCGGCGCCGTCATTGACGCCCGAGGCATTGCCGGCGGTCACAGAGCCCTCGGCAAAAAGCGGGCGCAGCTTGGCCAGCGTTTCGAGCGTCGTGCCGGCGCGGGGGTGTTCGTCCGTATCGACGATGACGGGGTCGCCCTTTTTCTGGGGAATGGCGACCGAGGTGATTTCCCGGCCCAACCGGCCATTCTGCTGCGCCGCCACCGCCCGGTCCTGGCTGCGGACGGCGAATTCATCCTGCGCCTCGCGACTGACGCCGTACTCGCGGGCGACGTTCTCGCCGGTCTGGGGCATGGAATCCACGCCATAGAGCTTTTCCATGCGCGGATTGATGAAGCGCCAGCCAATGGTGGTGTCGTAAATCTCGGCCTGGCGCGAAAAGGCCGTCTCGGCCTTGGGCATGACGAAGGGGGCGCGGCTCATCGATTCGGTGCCGCCGGCAATCAGCAGCTCGGCCTCGCCGGATTTGATGGCCCGCGCCGCTGACATCACCGCGTCCATGCCCGAGCCGCAGAGCCGGTTGATGGTGGTGCCGGTCACGCCCACGGGCAGGCCGGCCAACAGCAGGCTCATGCGGGCGACATTGCGGTTGTCCTCGCCGGCCTGGTTGGCGCAGCCGAAGATGACGTCATCCACCGCGTCCCAATCGACCCGCCCGTTACGGGCAACCAGCGCCATCAGCGGCACAGCGCCGAGATCGTCGGGCCGCATCGAGGACAGGGCGCCGCCGAAGCGGCCGATGGGGGTGCGGATATAGTCGCAGATAAAGGCTTCGGTCATCTCACAGCTCCGGAGCGACAAGGTCGCCAATCTGGTCGGGCAACACCAGTTCGGCCCCGGTCAGTACCTGCAGGTCCGCAACGCTCATGCCGGGCAGCTTTTCGCGCAGCACGAAGCGGCCGCCCTCAATATCGATGACCGCCAGGCTGGTATAGACGCGGGTGACGCAGCCGACGCCGGTCAGCGGCAGGCTACAGCGCTTGACCAGCTTGGGCTTGCCGTCCTTGGTGACGTGATCGGTGATGACGGCGACGCGTTTGGCGCCATGCACCAGGTCCATGGCCCCGCCCACCGCCGGCACGCCCTTGGGCCCGGTCGACCAATTGGCCAGGTCGCCATTCTCGGCCACCTCATAGGCGCCCAGGATCGCCACATCGAGATGGCCGCCGCGCACCATGGCAAAGCTGTCGGCATGGTGGAAGAAGGCCGCGCCCGGCTTGAGCGTCACCGCCTTCTTGCCGGCATTGATCAGGTCCCAGTCCTCCTCGCCCTCGGGCGGCGCTTCGCCGAAATTGAGGATGCCGTTTTCGGTGTGGAAAATGGCTTCGCGGCCGGGCGGCTGGAAGCGCGCCACCATTTCGGGGAAACCGATGCCCAGATTGACATAGGCGTCGTGCTCGATGTCCTGGGCGGCGCGCCAGGCGATCTGGGCGTTGGAAAGCTTGTCGGTCATCAATAGGCCACTCCATCGCGCATCAGGGCTTCTTCCTGTTTGGCATCGGCTACTTCGACGACGCGGGTGACGAAGAGGCCGGGGGTGATGACCTGTTCGGGGTCGATGTCGCCGGGCTCGACCACCTGATGCGCCTGGACAATGGTCATTGTGGCGGCGGCGGCCATCAGGGGAGAGAAATTGCGCGCCGCCTTGCGGAAGGTCAGGTTCCCCTGGCGGTCGGCCAGCTCGGCCTTGAGCAAAGCCACGTCGGCCTTGAGCCAGCGCTCCTGCACATAGCTTCGACCGTCGAACTCGGCCACCGGCTTGCCCTTGGCCAGATCGGTGCCAAAGCTGGTGGGGGTATAAAAGGCCGGAATGCCGGCGCCGCCAGCGCGGATGCGTTCGGCCAGCGTGCCCTGCGGCACCAGTTCGAGATCTATCTGGCCGGCCAGGTATTTCTCGGTAAAGGCGCGCGGATCGGCCGAGCGCGGAAACGAACAGACCATCTTGGCCACCATGCCTGCATCGATCATGGCGGCAATGCCGATGCGGCCATTGCCGGCATTGTTGTTGATCAATGTGAGGTTCTTCGGGCTGCCGGTCGCCTTGAATATATCGATGAGCGCATGGATCAGCTCGATGGGGGCGCCCGAGCCGCCAAAGCCGCCGATCATCAGCACCATGCCATTCTTGATCCCCGCCAGAGCGGTGGGCAGATCGGCCACTGTCTTGTCCATGCAAAGTCCTCGTTGCTTGCCCCAAGCCTTGCAGCCGCATGCTTGGCGGGCAAGGCAATTTGTGCGATATGATGATTTTGTTGACATAGCGCACAAACGAGGCGGCATGCAGACGACAGCGCGCGACATCATGGGTGGCCTGGGCAAGGGGCTTCTCGTCATCGAGAGCTTCACGGCCGAGCGCCCGCGCCAGTCGATTGCCGAGGTGTCGGCGGCGTCGGGGCTGGACCGGGCCACGGCGCGGCGGTGCCTCCTCACCCTGGCCCATTTCGGCTATGCCGATTATGACGGCAAATATTTCACGCTGACGCCGCGCATATTGCGGCTGGGCACGGCGTGCCTGGCCACCATGCCGCTGCCGCAGCTGGTGCAGCCGCAGCTCGACGCGCTGGCGGAAATGCTGGGCGAAAGCGCCTCGGTATCGATCCTCGATGGAGGCGACATCGTCTATGTGGCGCGCGCGGCGCAGCGCAAGGTGATGTCGATCGCGCTGATGCCGGGTTCACGCCTGCCGGCCTTTTGCACCTCGATGGGGCGGGTGCTACTGGCCGCCCTGCCCGAGCCGCAAGCCCGGGCGCAGCTGACGGCGACCCCGCTCGTGCCCCGCACCCGCCATACGCTGACCGACCCCGAAGCGAT
This sequence is a window from Devosia beringensis. Protein-coding genes within it:
- the pcaF gene encoding 3-oxoadipyl-CoA thiolase produces the protein MTEAFICDYIRTPIGRFGGALSSMRPDDLGAVPLMALVARNGRVDWDAVDDVIFGCANQAGEDNRNVARMSLLLAGLPVGVTGTTINRLCGSGMDAVMSAARAIKSGEAELLIAGGTESMSRAPFVMPKAETAFSRQAEIYDTTIGWRFINPRMEKLYGVDSMPQTGENVAREYGVSREAQDEFAVRSQDRAVAAQQNGRLGREITSVAIPQKKGDPVIVDTDEHPRAGTTLETLAKLRPLFAEGSVTAGNASGVNDGAAALIIASEAAARKYGLTPIARILGGATAGVPPRIMGMGPAPATQKLCARLGLTPEQFDVIELNEAFASQGIAVLRELGLAEDAAAVNRNGGAIALGHPLGMSGARIAGTAALELSLGGGRLALATMCIGVGQGIAVALERV
- a CDS encoding 3-oxoacid CoA-transferase subunit A, whose protein sequence is MDKTVADLPTALAGIKNGMVLMIGGFGGSGAPIELIHALIDIFKATGSPKNLTLINNNAGNGRIGIAAMIDAGMVAKMVCSFPRSADPRAFTEKYLAGQIDLELVPQGTLAERIRAGGAGIPAFYTPTSFGTDLAKGKPVAEFDGRSYVQERWLKADVALLKAELADRQGNLTFRKAARNFSPLMAAAATMTIVQAHQVVEPGDIDPEQVITPGLFVTRVVEVADAKQEEALMRDGVAY
- a CDS encoding IclR family transcriptional regulator domain-containing protein; the protein is MQTTARDIMGGLGKGLLVIESFTAERPRQSIAEVSAASGLDRATARRCLLTLAHFGYADYDGKYFTLTPRILRLGTACLATMPLPQLVQPQLDALAEMLGESASVSILDGGDIVYVARAAQRKVMSIALMPGSRLPAFCTSMGRVLLAALPEPQARAQLTATPLVPRTRHTLTDPEAILAELARVRAQGYALIDQEVELGLRSIAVPLYNARGVVVAALNVGVAATQAGVEDLTGLYLAPLRAIQAELRAMLG
- a CDS encoding 3-oxoacid CoA-transferase subunit B — translated: MTDKLSNAQIAWRAAQDIEHDAYVNLGIGFPEMVARFQPPGREAIFHTENGILNFGEAPPEGEEDWDLINAGKKAVTLKPGAAFFHHADSFAMVRGGHLDVAILGAYEVAENGDLANWSTGPKGVPAVGGAMDLVHGAKRVAVITDHVTKDGKPKLVKRCSLPLTGVGCVTRVYTSLAVIDIEGGRFVLREKLPGMSVADLQVLTGAELVLPDQIGDLVAPEL